In one window of Blastopirellula marina DNA:
- the ppc gene encoding phosphoenolpyruvate carboxylase produces MYHEEHVPGLNLLVELLDQVVREQVGDSLAETMGRIRRMSLERRSGMPDAEERLLAEIGRIPKQQLRSVIRWLSLYFDLANLAEDYHRVRILDQRAEEAEAEGLPRSESIADAIRQLCASGCTAAEMQDWLDRLAITPVFTAHPSEAKRRTTRELLRRLRDHLPYLEDHPHDEDYQAALSDLTLLWQTDSLRPQRPGVMGEVERGLFFAEALWDVAPQIYHEMRMALARYYPTHQFELKPFLTFGSWIGGDRDGHPFVTAKVTATTLSLLRKTALERHLSYCRELKKTLVTSDRQAAVSDEIRERLATAAEHWTELAQRLEEVSPNEVYRSYLKMIEFRLEVSLGLASVEGDNHVAYQQPEELMEEVEMLRESMLEHQGRRVVERYLDPWKDRLQTFGFHFFSLDIRQDSDVHRNALREILYADLPEDQKIEEADWLKRLCQLEQPKIDTTKLSEMAQEVLATFGVLADTMATGGPKPFGGYVISMTHQPADVVAVLWLWNYVWNQRYPGKPRPYLPISPLFETIDDLERAPIIFEAMLKQPVYRDYLGQQARLEQMIMVGYSDSTKDGGYLTASWNLHQAQERLAEVAAKHHVEMTIFHGRGGSLGRGGGPAARGIQSLPPQAVDGKLRLTEQGEVLAERYDNAVIAHRHIEQLTNATLLVSASTHSPEMENWKEMSESMSQAALAKYRELVSHEDFLRYFDQATPISEIEGLPIGSRPARRRARKSLKDLRAIPWTFAWTQSRQLLPAWYGMGTGIRTLVDAQGGDWEPLQEMYQEWPVFQATIDNAELALAKADMDIARDYAELAGTAQESIWRMIDEEYRLSCGVICLIRQQHELLEKIGWLNRSIRSRNPYVDPLNLIQIQLIKQSRESGEAPDEEGTDGLAQMIRLTIQGIAAGLRSTG; encoded by the coding sequence ATGTATCACGAAGAGCATGTGCCTGGGTTGAATCTGTTGGTTGAGTTGCTCGACCAGGTCGTTCGCGAACAAGTCGGTGATTCGCTGGCCGAAACGATGGGACGCATACGCCGAATGTCGCTCGAACGCCGGTCAGGCATGCCCGATGCCGAAGAACGTCTGCTGGCCGAAATCGGTCGTATTCCCAAGCAGCAGCTGCGTAGCGTGATTCGTTGGCTGAGTCTCTACTTCGACCTGGCCAACCTGGCCGAAGACTACCATCGCGTGCGGATTCTCGACCAGCGCGCCGAGGAAGCGGAAGCCGAGGGCCTGCCGCGCAGTGAGTCGATTGCCGATGCGATTCGCCAGCTTTGCGCCAGTGGCTGCACGGCTGCCGAGATGCAGGACTGGCTAGACCGCCTGGCGATCACGCCGGTCTTCACCGCCCACCCCAGCGAAGCTAAACGCCGAACAACGCGCGAACTGCTGCGACGTCTGCGCGATCACTTGCCATACCTGGAAGATCATCCGCACGACGAAGACTACCAGGCCGCTCTAAGCGATCTGACCCTACTATGGCAGACCGACTCGCTGCGTCCCCAGCGGCCAGGCGTGATGGGAGAGGTCGAGCGTGGGTTGTTCTTCGCGGAAGCTCTGTGGGATGTCGCTCCGCAGATCTATCACGAAATGCGAATGGCCCTGGCTCGCTATTACCCCACACATCAGTTCGAGCTAAAGCCGTTTCTCACGTTCGGCAGCTGGATCGGTGGCGACCGTGACGGGCATCCATTCGTGACCGCCAAGGTGACCGCGACAACCCTCAGCCTGCTTCGTAAGACCGCGCTGGAACGTCATCTTTCGTACTGCCGCGAGTTAAAGAAGACCCTGGTTACTTCCGATCGACAGGCCGCCGTCAGTGATGAAATTCGCGAACGCTTGGCCACCGCTGCCGAACATTGGACGGAGCTTGCCCAGCGTCTGGAAGAGGTCTCGCCGAACGAAGTTTATCGCAGCTACTTGAAGATGATCGAGTTCCGGCTCGAGGTCTCGCTAGGCCTGGCAAGTGTTGAAGGAGACAACCACGTTGCCTACCAGCAGCCAGAAGAGCTGATGGAAGAAGTCGAGATGCTGCGCGAGAGCATGCTCGAACATCAAGGGCGACGCGTGGTCGAGCGATATCTCGATCCGTGGAAAGATCGCCTGCAAACGTTTGGTTTCCATTTCTTCTCGCTCGATATACGCCAAGACTCCGACGTTCATCGCAACGCATTGCGAGAGATCCTGTACGCCGATCTTCCCGAAGATCAGAAGATCGAAGAAGCCGACTGGCTGAAGCGACTTTGCCAGCTCGAGCAGCCGAAGATCGATACGACCAAGCTTAGCGAAATGGCCCAGGAAGTGTTGGCCACCTTCGGCGTGCTGGCCGATACGATGGCGACCGGCGGACCGAAGCCGTTCGGCGGGTACGTGATCAGCATGACGCATCAGCCGGCCGACGTGGTCGCCGTGCTGTGGCTGTGGAACTACGTTTGGAATCAGAGGTATCCCGGCAAGCCGCGGCCTTACCTGCCGATCTCGCCGCTGTTTGAAACGATCGACGACTTAGAGCGGGCTCCGATTATCTTCGAGGCGATGCTCAAGCAGCCGGTCTATCGCGATTACTTGGGACAGCAAGCACGGCTGGAACAGATGATCATGGTGGGCTACTCCGACAGTACGAAGGATGGCGGTTACCTGACGGCATCGTGGAACCTGCACCAGGCCCAGGAACGCCTGGCCGAGGTGGCGGCGAAGCATCATGTTGAGATGACCATCTTCCATGGTCGTGGTGGTAGCCTGGGTCGTGGCGGTGGTCCGGCCGCTCGTGGGATTCAGTCGTTGCCGCCACAAGCGGTTGATGGCAAGCTGCGTCTGACCGAGCAAGGGGAAGTGCTGGCCGAGCGGTACGACAACGCCGTGATCGCCCACCGTCATATCGAACAGTTGACCAACGCAACGCTGCTGGTTAGTGCGTCGACTCATTCGCCTGAGATGGAAAACTGGAAGGAGATGAGCGAGTCGATGAGCCAAGCCGCGCTGGCCAAGTATCGCGAACTGGTCTCGCACGAAGACTTCCTGCGATACTTCGATCAGGCCACGCCTATCAGCGAGATCGAAGGCCTGCCGATCGGTTCGCGTCCGGCGCGGCGTCGTGCTCGTAAATCGCTCAAGGATCTGCGAGCGATTCCTTGGACGTTTGCCTGGACCCAGTCGCGGCAACTGTTGCCGGCCTGGTATGGCATGGGGACTGGTATTCGCACCCTGGTCGATGCCCAGGGTGGAGACTGGGAACCTCTGCAAGAGATGTATCAAGAGTGGCCCGTCTTCCAGGCCACAATCGATAACGCCGAACTGGCCCTGGCCAAGGCCGATATGGACATCGCTCGTGACTACGCCGAGCTGGCTGGCACAGCCCAGGAAAGTATCTGGCGGATGATCGACGAAGAGTATCGTTTGTCGTGCGGGGTGATCTGCTTGATTCGCCAGCAGCATGAACTTCTAGAGAAGATCGGCTGGCTCAATCGCAGCATTCGCAGCCGCAACCCTTATGTCGATCCGTTGAATTTGATTCAGATTCAATTGATCAAGCAAAGTCGCGAAAGTGGCGAGGCTCCCGACGAAGAAGGAACCGACGGCCTGGCCCAGATGATCCGGCTCACCATCCAAGGCATTGCCGCCGGTCTGCGTTCGACAGGTTAG
- a CDS encoding cytochrome-c peroxidase: protein MRPNSFQRRCTLSALLLLGALTASAKAQVATADAKRAVRPEQTDLARQARAEGLRAVYSQKPDTWPVPHVDEGVQWKEIGLLPEVVHPAANPHNQAKESLGKALFFDPRLSGSGQIACASCHDPDLAWTDGRTTSFGHARKMLARNAPTTRFAAHQEKFFWDGRAESLEEQAVAVLLNPDEMHASRDHVVKTVASITAYQKQFGEAFGDEEVTLERVGQAIACFERMTVNGRSRFDAFLKGKSDVMSDAAIRGMDLFRREARCMNCHHGPLLSDGKFHDVGLSYYGRKYEDLGRFEITGEANDVGRFRTPVLRDVTSTEPLMHNGLFHLQGVLNMYNAGMPTLKRKEHQQDDARFPTKSPHLKPLGLNRQDLEDLAAFLSSLEEPKLRVRPPELPGLHAAP from the coding sequence ATGCGACCCAACTCTTTCCAACGAAGATGTACGCTCTCGGCACTTTTGCTGCTGGGAGCGTTAACGGCTTCTGCCAAGGCTCAAGTAGCGACCGCCGATGCCAAGCGGGCCGTTCGCCCCGAGCAAACGGATCTGGCGCGGCAAGCTCGTGCCGAGGGGCTACGCGCTGTCTACTCGCAGAAGCCCGATACATGGCCTGTGCCACACGTCGACGAAGGAGTGCAATGGAAAGAGATCGGGCTGCTGCCAGAGGTTGTCCATCCTGCCGCCAATCCGCACAATCAGGCGAAAGAATCGCTCGGCAAAGCGTTGTTCTTCGACCCACGTCTTTCCGGTAGCGGACAGATCGCGTGTGCTTCGTGTCACGACCCTGACCTGGCCTGGACCGATGGTCGCACGACCAGCTTTGGTCACGCGCGGAAGATGCTTGCCCGCAATGCTCCGACGACGCGTTTCGCGGCGCATCAAGAGAAATTCTTCTGGGATGGCCGGGCCGAGTCTTTGGAAGAACAAGCCGTGGCCGTGCTGTTGAATCCCGACGAAATGCATGCCAGCCGCGATCATGTGGTGAAGACGGTCGCCTCCATCACCGCCTATCAGAAGCAGTTCGGTGAAGCGTTTGGTGATGAAGAGGTCACGCTCGAACGTGTCGGTCAGGCGATTGCTTGCTTCGAGCGTATGACGGTCAACGGTCGCAGCCGCTTCGATGCGTTTTTGAAAGGGAAGTCCGACGTGATGTCGGATGCGGCGATCCGGGGAATGGACCTGTTTCGCCGCGAGGCTCGCTGCATGAACTGCCATCATGGCCCGCTGCTGAGTGACGGAAAGTTTCACGATGTCGGCTTGAGTTACTACGGCCGCAAGTATGAAGACCTCGGTCGCTTTGAAATCACCGGCGAGGCAAATGATGTCGGTCGTTTTCGCACGCCAGTCCTGCGCGACGTGACCTCGACCGAGCCGCTGATGCACAACGGACTGTTTCATCTACAAGGCGTACTGAACATGTACAACGCCGGTATGCCGACTCTCAAACGCAAAGAGCACCAGCAAGACGACGCCCGCTTCCCGACCAAGTCGCCCCACCTGAAGCCATTAGGGCTCAATCGACAAGACCTGGAAGACCTGGCCGCGTTCCTTTCGTCGCTGGAAGAACCGAAGCTCCGCGTCCGTCCCCCTGAGCTACCTGGCCTGCACGCTGCCCCTTAG
- a CDS encoding DUF1559 domain-containing protein, whose amino-acid sequence MSLRKGFTLVELLVVIAIIGILIAMLLPAVQQAREAARRMQCQNNLKQIGLGFHNFHDTMGGFPGAISNSGAIHYWGAQILPYMEQNPLAELYDYSVKWNAVENKEAVQFPVPFMLCPSTPGSPIPHPKFKTGTDGWGSLGADYIGSQGPNSDQWDFASIPEPNDYNGFFTGSVKDAKKGRRMRDITDGTSHTAGVVECAGRPQYWYKNKLVPDSGLETSSGSMYNSLCSWADPNIAKMKGWTFDETQTDPMDRFDDPGPQMVNGVNKWSIYAFHPAGANVSMADGSVKFVTETTSVDVICALLTIDGGEIVSEN is encoded by the coding sequence ATGTCTTTGCGTAAAGGCTTTACGCTCGTTGAACTGTTGGTGGTGATCGCCATCATCGGAATCCTGATCGCCATGCTTCTGCCTGCAGTGCAACAGGCCCGGGAAGCCGCTCGGCGGATGCAGTGCCAGAACAACCTGAAGCAAATCGGTCTCGGTTTCCATAATTTCCACGACACGATGGGAGGGTTCCCCGGAGCGATTTCCAATAGCGGTGCGATCCATTACTGGGGTGCTCAAATCCTGCCGTACATGGAACAGAACCCACTGGCCGAGTTGTACGATTACAGCGTGAAGTGGAATGCGGTGGAGAACAAGGAAGCGGTTCAGTTTCCGGTGCCGTTCATGCTCTGCCCGAGCACTCCCGGCAGCCCCATCCCACACCCCAAGTTCAAAACGGGAACCGACGGTTGGGGATCTCTGGGGGCCGACTACATTGGTAGCCAGGGGCCGAACTCCGACCAATGGGACTTCGCTTCAATCCCCGAACCCAACGACTACAACGGTTTCTTTACTGGTTCAGTCAAGGATGCGAAGAAGGGACGCCGGATGCGTGACATCACCGACGGCACCTCGCACACCGCCGGCGTTGTCGAATGTGCTGGGCGACCGCAGTACTGGTACAAGAACAAGCTGGTCCCTGATAGCGGTTTAGAGACCAGCAGCGGGTCGATGTACAACTCGCTGTGTAGCTGGGCCGATCCCAACATCGCCAAGATGAAAGGTTGGACGTTCGACGAGACGCAAACCGACCCCATGGATCGCTTCGATGACCCAGGTCCGCAAATGGTCAACGGCGTGAACAAGTGGTCGATCTACGCTTTTCACCCCGCCGGCGCGAATGTCTCGATGGCCGATGGTTCGGTGAAATTCGTCACCGAGACAACCAGCGTCGACGTGATTTGTGCCTTGTTAACCATCGATGGTGGCGAGATCGTCAGCGAGAACTAA